One Loxodonta africana isolate mLoxAfr1 chromosome 15, mLoxAfr1.hap2, whole genome shotgun sequence genomic window carries:
- the LOC100666674 gene encoding olfactory receptor 8D4-like: MDMRNHSTVAEFLLSGLTDQRELQLPLFCLFLLIYMATVLGNLGMISIIGLNSQLHMPMYYFLSNLSFIDVCCSSVVIPKMLAAFLCRDKAISYNGCMTQLFFSCIFVISECYMLVAMAYDRYVAICSPLLYNVIMSPQVCSLLVAAVFSIGFMDAVIHAGCVLRLSFCDSNIISHYFCDIVPLIKLSCSSTYIDELLIFIIGGFNVVATSLTIIISYVFILSSILRIHSKEGRSKAFSTCSSHLTAVLMFYGSLMSMYLKPASNNSLTQEKVSSVFYTTVIPMLNPLIYSLRNKDVKNTLVKLLRRKIPS, from the coding sequence ATGGATATGAGAAACCATTCCACAGTGGCTGAGTTTCTTCTTTCAGGATTAACTGACCAACGAGAGCTTCAGCTGCCCCTTTTCTGCCTCTTCTTATTGATCTACATGGCTACCGTGTTGGGAAACCTCGGTATGATCTCAATAATTGGGTTGAATTCTCAACTTCACATgcccatgtactatttcctcagTAATTTGTCTTTTATAGATGTCTGCTGTTCTTCTGTTGTTATCCCGAAAATGCTGGCAGCATTTTTATGCAGAGATAAAGCTATATCCTACAATGGATGCATGACTCAGctgtttttttcctgtatttttgtcATATCAGAATGCTACATGTTAGTAGcaatggcctatgatcgctatgtTGCCATCTGTAGCCCACTGCTTTATAATGTCATCATGTCCCCTCAGGTCTGCTCTCTGCTGGTGGCTGCTGTCTTCTCAATAGGTTTTATGGATGCTGTGATTCATGCAGGTTGTGTATTAAGGTTGTCTTTCTGTGACTcgaacatcattagccattatttCTGTGACATTGTCCCTCTTATTAAACTCTCCTGTTCCAGCACTTACATTGATGAGCTTTTGATTTTTATCATTGGTGGGTTTAACGTGGTGGCCACCAGCCTGACAATCATCATTTCCTATGTTTTCATCCTCTCCAGCATCCTCCGTATCCACTCTAAAGAGGGCAGGTCCAAAGCCTTTAGCACCTGCAGTTCCCACCTGACAGCTGTTCTTATGTTTTATGGGTCCCTCATGTCCATGTATCTCAAACCTGCTTCTAACAATTCACTCACTCAAGAGAAAGTGTCCTCGGTGTTTTATACCACCGTGATTCCCATGTTGAACCCCCTGATATATAGTCTGAGGAACAAGGATGTGAAAAATACACTGGTAAAACTCTTAAGAAGAAAGATACCTTCATAA